Proteins from a single region of Paraburkholderia sp. PGU19:
- a CDS encoding fructose bisphosphate aldolase: protein MLAQISDKAGFIAALDQSGGSTPGALRQYGVEENAYNGDAEMFKLIHEMRVRIITAPAFTGEKVIAAILFEATMDGQAQGKPVPSFLWEDRGVVPFLKVDKGLEAESDGVRLMKPIPGLDALLARAGKLGIFGTKMRSVIEQNSPAGIAAVVKQQFEYGAQIDAGGLMPILEPEVSIKTPDKAGAEKTLRDEIIKGLDALPADKQVMLKLTIPDVADFYKPLIDHPRVLRVVALSGGYTRTEACKLLEKNHGMIASFSRALINDLKKQMSDSEFNAKLGEAIDEIYEASAVKV, encoded by the coding sequence ATGTTGGCGCAGATTTCTGATAAGGCGGGCTTCATCGCCGCGCTCGACCAGAGCGGCGGCTCCACGCCTGGCGCATTGCGGCAGTACGGCGTCGAAGAGAACGCCTACAACGGCGACGCCGAAATGTTCAAACTGATCCACGAAATGCGCGTGCGCATCATCACCGCCCCTGCATTCACGGGCGAAAAGGTCATCGCGGCGATTCTCTTCGAAGCCACGATGGACGGGCAGGCGCAAGGCAAGCCAGTGCCTTCGTTTCTCTGGGAAGACCGCGGCGTCGTGCCGTTCCTCAAGGTCGACAAGGGGCTCGAGGCGGAAAGCGACGGCGTGCGTCTGATGAAGCCGATCCCCGGACTCGACGCATTGCTCGCGCGCGCGGGCAAGCTCGGCATCTTCGGCACCAAGATGCGCTCCGTCATCGAGCAGAATTCGCCTGCGGGCATTGCCGCCGTCGTCAAGCAGCAGTTCGAGTACGGCGCGCAAATCGACGCGGGCGGCCTCATGCCGATCCTCGAACCCGAAGTGTCGATCAAGACACCAGACAAGGCGGGCGCCGAGAAGACGCTGCGCGACGAGATCATCAAGGGCCTCGACGCACTGCCCGCCGACAAGCAGGTCATGCTCAAGCTGACCATCCCCGACGTCGCCGATTTCTACAAGCCGCTGATCGATCATCCGCGAGTGTTGCGCGTCGTGGCGCTTTCGGGCGGTTATACGCGTACCGAAGCGTGCAAACTGCTTGAAAAGAATCACGGCATGATCGCGAGCTTTTCGCGGGCACTCATCAATGACCTGAAAAAACAGATGAGCGATAGCGAATTCAACGCGAAGCTGGGTGAAGCCATCGACGAGATTTACGAGGCTTCTGCCGTCAAGGTCTGA
- a CDS encoding PPC domain-containing DNA-binding protein, with product MQAHPLRLRPGQDLRDALEDTVRQLGATAAFVVQGIGSLSVAQLRFAGIDQPSELRADLEILTLAGSVAPDGAHLHMSVSDADGRVFGGHVARGCIVRTTVEVLLVLLPDHAFSREADPHTGFMELFIRDRPRGE from the coding sequence ATGCAAGCCCATCCGCTTCGCCTGCGGCCCGGCCAGGATCTCCGCGATGCGCTGGAAGACACGGTGCGCCAGCTCGGCGCGACGGCCGCGTTCGTGGTTCAGGGCATCGGCAGCCTGAGCGTGGCGCAGTTGCGATTTGCCGGCATCGACCAGCCGAGCGAACTGCGCGCCGACCTGGAAATCCTGACACTCGCCGGTTCGGTTGCGCCGGACGGCGCGCATCTTCACATGTCGGTCTCCGACGCCGATGGCCGCGTGTTCGGCGGACATGTGGCGCGCGGCTGCATCGTACGAACGACCGTTGAAGTTTTGCTCGTGTTGCTGCCCGATCATGCGTTCTCGCGCGAAGCCGATCCGCACACGGGTTTCATGGAGTTGTTCATCCGTGACCGGCCGCGCGGCGAGTAG
- a CDS encoding PRC-barrel domain-containing protein, translating into MGSINPQTRRTDGADIVGGGVGEGPGPEVMAAATLDGTKVYSSDAEHVGKISDIMLDVRSGRIAYAVLSEGGFLGMGATLHAIPWSALTLDTDQKCFHVDISAQMLKDEPGFDKDHWPSMADSKWGESLHTYYNRDPYWVSRRDYVDPDVPPTAH; encoded by the coding sequence ATGGGCTCAATCAATCCGCAAACGCGCAGAACGGATGGTGCCGATATTGTCGGCGGCGGCGTCGGTGAAGGTCCGGGGCCGGAGGTGATGGCAGCAGCGACGCTCGACGGAACGAAGGTGTATTCGTCCGATGCAGAACATGTCGGCAAGATTTCCGACATCATGCTCGACGTGCGCAGCGGACGCATTGCGTATGCCGTGCTGTCCGAGGGTGGCTTTCTCGGCATGGGTGCAACGCTGCACGCCATTCCGTGGAGTGCGCTCACGCTCGACACCGACCAGAAGTGCTTTCACGTCGATATCAGCGCGCAGATGCTGAAAGACGAACCGGGCTTCGACAAGGACCACTGGCCGAGCATGGCCGATTCCAAATGGGGCGAATCGCTGCATACGTATTACAACCGCGATCCGTACTGGGTTTCGCGTCGTGATTACGTCGACCCCGACGTGCCGCCGACCGCGCATTGA
- a CDS encoding DUF2970 domain-containing protein → MGLLNMMRMVLWSFFGVRRGAAHEADLATVKLPLLPVMAVVLALCFGGLLFAFARIAVTIAH, encoded by the coding sequence ATGGGCTTACTGAACATGATGCGCATGGTGTTGTGGAGTTTCTTCGGCGTGCGGCGTGGCGCTGCGCACGAAGCCGATCTCGCGACCGTCAAGCTGCCGCTGCTGCCCGTGATGGCCGTCGTGCTCGCGCTGTGCTTCGGCGGGCTTCTCTTTGCATTCGCCAGAATCGCCGTCACGATCGCGCATTGA
- a CDS encoding SRPBCC family protein, translated as MKALLRAIVTMACVAAAIGVLFIPLPRAFDLSTRIVTVVPIARKSTAVFDYVTTPAHWPAWHPSSLSVSGATDHSLDIGERTTEEFRVAGRRGEVVWTVVERKRPEKWTIDGTIEGRPAGTVSYALTPDTDGEDGNRGTEFERTFTYRSPTLWFALLNAVLLRAKIQAESDEAVDRLKDILEKP; from the coding sequence ATGAAAGCGCTACTGCGAGCAATCGTCACGATGGCCTGCGTGGCGGCCGCGATCGGCGTGCTGTTCATTCCGCTGCCGCGCGCATTCGATCTGTCGACACGTATCGTCACCGTCGTGCCGATCGCGCGCAAAAGCACGGCTGTTTTCGACTACGTGACGACGCCCGCGCATTGGCCCGCGTGGCATCCGTCTTCGCTGTCGGTGTCCGGTGCGACCGATCATTCGCTGGATATCGGCGAGCGAACCACGGAAGAATTTCGCGTCGCCGGGCGGCGCGGCGAGGTCGTGTGGACGGTTGTCGAGCGCAAGCGCCCCGAGAAATGGACGATCGACGGCACGATAGAAGGCCGCCCAGCCGGCACGGTCAGCTACGCGCTGACGCCCGACACGGACGGCGAGGATGGCAATCGCGGCACGGAGTTCGAGCGCACCTTCACCTACCGTTCGCCGACGCTCTGGTTCGCGTTGCTGAACGCGGTGCTGCTGCGTGCCAAGATCCAGGCCGAGTCGGACGAAGCCGTCGATCGGCTCAAGGACATTCTCGAAAAGCCATAG
- a CDS encoding DMT family transporter — MKHPRWTGLIYLLVTATGWALNWPAMKVLLREWPPLFSRGVAGVTASVLLGVVAVCMGERPRVPREYVPRLLLAACTNVFAWMGFSTLSMKWLSVSEGALLVYTMPIWAMLLAWPVLSRRPSTVEFLALLLGLAGVVVLLGGRGVAFDAGKIAGIAFALLAAVLFALGTVISRTPIPVPPISLVAWQVGLGCAPMIVAGLLIERPELASLRADGWAVLIYMTLVPMGVCYLAWFATLRHLPPQIASIGMLLVPIMGIVAAALALGEPLGWKEAVAMALTLSGVALALRRKAPPTAPE; from the coding sequence CCGCCATGAAAGTACTGCTGCGCGAATGGCCGCCGCTGTTTTCGCGCGGCGTTGCGGGAGTAACGGCGTCCGTCCTGCTCGGCGTGGTCGCCGTGTGCATGGGAGAGCGGCCACGCGTGCCGCGCGAGTACGTGCCGCGCCTGCTGCTCGCGGCGTGCACGAATGTCTTCGCCTGGATGGGCTTTTCGACGCTCTCGATGAAATGGCTGAGCGTCAGCGAAGGCGCGCTGCTCGTCTACACCATGCCTATCTGGGCCATGCTGCTCGCGTGGCCGGTCCTGTCGCGCAGGCCGTCTACCGTCGAGTTTCTCGCGCTGCTGCTTGGTCTCGCGGGCGTCGTCGTGCTGCTGGGCGGCCGAGGCGTGGCATTCGACGCGGGCAAGATCGCGGGCATCGCCTTCGCGCTGCTGGCGGCCGTGCTGTTCGCGCTCGGCACTGTCATCTCGCGCACGCCGATCCCCGTCCCGCCCATCAGCCTCGTCGCGTGGCAGGTCGGACTCGGCTGCGCGCCGATGATCGTCGCGGGGCTGCTGATCGAGCGTCCGGAACTCGCGTCGCTGCGCGCGGACGGCTGGGCCGTGCTGATCTATATGACGCTCGTGCCGATGGGCGTGTGCTATCTCGCGTGGTTCGCAACCTTGCGTCATCTGCCGCCGCAGATCGCGTCGATCGGCATGCTGCTGGTGCCGATCATGGGTATCGTCGCGGCGGCGCTCGCGCTAGGCGAGCCGCTAGGGTGGAAAGAAGCCGTGGCGATGGCGCTCACGTTGAGCGGCGTCGCGCTTGCGCTGCGGCGCAAGGCGCCGCCGACAGCGCCCGAATGA